GTTTTTAAACGAACTGCAATATAGAAAAAAACTATTTTGTATATTCAGGCCATGGCACTAAACAGGCTCTTCATCGCTATCCTGACATTTTCATCCTTGTTGCTCACGGGCTGCTTTACAATGCTCATGATGCAAGATAACAAGAACACGCAGACTATTTCCATTAAATCGGGAGACGGTGAAAAATACGATTTTTACATCGAAGGGAAACTCCTTTGCAAAAACACAGATGTTTGCAATTACATCCACGATGCGGACACCCCTTGCCGGGTTTCAATCCTGATGAAACGGGGCGATGTCACCTACAGGCACATGCTTTACGGCTATTGGGGCGAAGGGGACAAGGTATACAGCCAAAACATGAACTATTGTCCTGGAAACAGCCTTACCATTGAACCCGACTCGGTCATCAAAAAACAAGAAGAAGCTAAACGAAAGAAGGCCGCAGAAGACGTTTGGGTCAATGGCCCAGCAAATTAAATTTCAAAAAGTTATTTTTTGTTATATATTGTCAAGGTTTTAAACAAAGAAGGAGATGCCCGCTCGGAGGCGGGCATGACAAGTTTAGGATTAAAATAAGAGGTAGAAAAATGATTGTTTCAGATTTTAGCGAAAGCATTAAGTTCGTGGGTGTGGATGACCGCGAGATTGATTTATTTGAAGGGCAGTACAAAGTTCCTGACGGAGTTTCGTACAATTCCTATGTAATTTTTGACGAGAAGATTGCGGTCACGGATTCCGTAGACGCACACAAAGTAAGTGAATGGTTGACAAATGTTGAAAATGCATTGCAAGGCAAAACGCCCGACTACCTGATTGTCCATCATTTGGAACCCGACCACGCCGGCGGCTTTTTCGAATTTATCAAGAAGTACCCGGACGCAACCATCGCCGCATCTGCAAAGGCACTTGCGTTCATTCCGCAGTTCGTCAAGCTCCCCGAGGGCACAAAGACGCTCACGCTCAAGGATGGCGACACGCTTTCGCTCGGCAAGCACACGCTAAAGTTTATCGCGGCCCCGATGGTCCATTGGCCTGAAGTCTTGCTCAGCTATGACGAATCCGAAAAGATTCTGTTCTCCGCCGATGCGTTCGGCACATTCGGACTTTCTGGAAAACTCGGCGATGACTGGGTGAGCGAAGCAAGACGTTACTACATCAACATCGTCGGGAAATACGGTATGCAGGTGCAGAGCGTTTTGAAGAAGCTCGCCGGTATCGAAGTCAAAACGATTTGCCCGTTGCATGGTCCGGTTCTTACAGACAATTTAAGTTTCTACATTGACAAGTACAACACCTGGAGCAGCTATGCGCCTGAAACACAAGGCGTATTTGTCGCTTACGCAGGCGTTTACGGCCACACGGCAGAAGCCGCAAAGAAGCTCGCGGAATCGCTCCGCGAAAAAGGCGTTGATGTAACGATTATGGATTTGGCCCGCACGTATTCTTCGGAGACGGTCGCACAGGCTTTCCGCTATAGTCATCTCGCCGTATGCGCAACAACGCTTGATGCCGGGCTCTTCCCCGCTGCCGAAAAGTTCCTCACGCACCTCAAGGCGAAAAACTACGGCAACCGCAAAGTCGGCATTGTCGAAAACGGCACATGGGCTCCGATGGCAGCCAAGAAAATGCACGAGATTCTTGACACGCTCAAGAACGTGACATTCTGCGAAACGACGGTCACGCTCAAGTCCGCACTCGACGAGACTTCTGCAGCAAAGCTCGAAGAACTTGCCGTAGAATTCGCGAAGGATCTCGGGAAAGCGTAGTAGACGATAAAGGAGATGCCCTGTCGGAGCAGGGCATGACAGAATCCATGCAAAAAAAAGTCGGCCTCCGCCGACTTTTTCGTTTAAATAATGAGACTGGATCCTTCAACCCTTACGGGTTTCAGGATGACAAGTATGGAAGTTCCGGCTCGGGGGCCAGAATGACATAAATTACTTTTTGCTGGCGAGTTCGTCTTCGAGTTTCTTGTTGCGGCTGTCCTGCATTTCGCAGATGTTCTTGAGGTTGTTGATTTCTGCGTTCTGCTTGGCCACCTGGTCCTTGAGGTCTTCGCACTTGGCGGCGTAGGTCTGTTCGGATTCGATGCGGCTGTTCAGCTCCTTGCGGAGGCTGTCCACAGAATTGCGGAGCTTTTCGACGGCATCGTCGGCATCCTTGATGACCGGGTTGTCGCAGGCTTCGTTTTCGTTGCAAGAGCAGCACTTAAAAAATTTCTTCGTCACGGCAACAGTCGCTGCGGCACCGAGAATGGCGCCGAATAAAAAGCTATTCGTCTTCATGGTCAAACTCCTTGTAATTAAATCCACCTAATAATATCCATTCTAAGAACGTAAAAGTCAAGAATTTTTTAGAAAAATGCCTTTTTTACGAGAAATTATGGATTCCCTCCCGTTGGTCGAGAATGACAAAAGCGCATAAGTCGGGATGATAAATGCATATGCCGACCCCGGCACGGAGGCCGGGGTGACAAGTGTAAAAGGCCGGGGTGACAAAGGTTAAAACTTGCAAAAACGGTACAAAAATCTTATATTGCATTACAGTAATCAAGGTGTATATGGCAGATTCTCTTTACTCTGTATTATCGTTCACTTGCGCGCTCGTGTTGCTGATTTTCATGAATCAGTTCAGGTCCGTGCTGGATAAAAGCGAAAAAACGGACAAGGACTTCCTTTTCCTGTCTAGCTGGGTGACCATTTTCTGCCTCCAAGACGGCATCTGGGGCGTTCTTGCGAGCGGCGCCGTCCCCAACAATACGCTGTTTTTCATTTCGTCCTCGGTTTTCCATGCCGCGGCAGCATTTTCGGCCTACATCTGGCTGAGCTACATCCTGAACTTCATCAGTATCGAACGCGAAAAGGCAATACCAGCCAAGATGCTCTCGATCGCCCTTGTGATTTTCCAACTCGTCTTGCTCCTCGTCAACATCAAGTCACGGTTCATTTTTGACGTGGGCGAAGACGGCTCGTACATCGCACGCCCGGGCAGAAACCTGCTTTATTACAGCCAGTACTTTACGTTCTTCGTCATCGCCATTTTTGCCGCCTACAGGATTGCAAGCGCAAAAAAGATCGCCTCGCGCCGCCATTACGCTGCAAGCTTTTTGTTCATCTTGGCGCCAGTCCTTTGCGGGCTCCTCCAGAAAGCATTCCCGCTTGCCCCATGCGATTCCATCGGGTTTATGCTCGGTTGCTGCACCATCTATGCATTTTTCATCTCGAAAATTAGCCGCAACAGGGACCTCTCGCAAAGGGCGGTCATCATCGCAGGGCTTTCTGCTGACTACGACCTGGTCATGTACGTGAACATCACCAAGAACCAGACAAAGTATTACCAGGTAAGCGACAGGTTTGCACCGCTCCTTGCCGAAAATCACATACTGCCTAGCCCGCAAAACTTTGACAA
This genomic stretch from Fibrobacter sp. UWB2 harbors:
- a CDS encoding FprA family A-type flavoprotein; the protein is MIVSDFSESIKFVGVDDREIDLFEGQYKVPDGVSYNSYVIFDEKIAVTDSVDAHKVSEWLTNVENALQGKTPDYLIVHHLEPDHAGGFFEFIKKYPDATIAASAKALAFIPQFVKLPEGTKTLTLKDGDTLSLGKHTLKFIAAPMVHWPEVLLSYDESEKILFSADAFGTFGLSGKLGDDWVSEARRYYINIVGKYGMQVQSVLKKLAGIEVKTICPLHGPVLTDNLSFYIDKYNTWSSYAPETQGVFVAYAGVYGHTAEAAKKLAESLREKGVDVTIMDLARTYSSETVAQAFRYSHLAVCATTLDAGLFPAAEKFLTHLKAKNYGNRKVGIVENGTWAPMAAKKMHEILDTLKNVTFCETTVTLKSALDETSAAKLEELAVEFAKDLGKA
- a CDS encoding GGDEF domain-containing protein, with product MADSLYSVLSFTCALVLLIFMNQFRSVLDKSEKTDKDFLFLSSWVTIFCLQDGIWGVLASGAVPNNTLFFISSSVFHAAAAFSAYIWLSYILNFISIEREKAIPAKMLSIALVIFQLVLLLVNIKSRFIFDVGEDGSYIARPGRNLLYYSQYFTFFVIAIFAAYRIASAKKIASRRHYAASFLFILAPVLCGLLQKAFPLAPCDSIGFMLGCCTIYAFFISKISRNRDLSQRAVIIAGLSADYDLVMYVNITKNQTKYYQVSDRFAPLLAENHILPSPQNFDNLMRRIYVPNEFSGFIENSALAKCIEIVQTTPYYSIPFLANIDGHVEHYRMKIASDKGNTQSFVVGIINVEVEHKLEETALKLRKDLQHTKLIANKDPLTGVGSAAAFKAKCELIDSEIKAKDKIKFAIVECDVNDLKVINDTFGHDMGDEYLKNCSKVFCNIFKHSPVYRIGGDEFAIILLGEQYDLRSSLFEKLRASVNRKPDAPKESISFAAGMADFSQQIDECVKDVLKRADTFMYIDKGKLKS